A section of the Rhizobium sp. Pop5 genome encodes:
- a CDS encoding ABC transporter permease, with translation MSASSSRLRRLSALVRKESFQAIRDPSSILIAFVLPLILLFLFGYGVSLDTTRTRIGLVTEEMTPLTQDLSASFQASRYFDVAIGRDRRLFEEDLVLGKVRGIVVIPADFTTRYTAGNHPLIQVIVDGSDPNTANFVQNYAQGAVANWEQQRQADVASHSPAIAVEQRFWFNPELTSRNFLVPGSIAIVMTLVGTLLTSLVVAREWERGTMEAMMATPVTAVELLAGKILPYFLLGLTSMTLCVLLAVFLFGVPFRGSVAALYALSAAFLIPALGQGLLISTATKNQFLASQLALISAFLPAFLLSGFLFEINSMPTVIQWITFIVPARYLIPSLQTVFLAGDIWPMFGRAISVMLTIGTIMFVLAARSTRKRIG, from the coding sequence ATGAGCGCCTCTTCCAGCCGTTTGCGGCGTCTCTCAGCTCTTGTGCGCAAGGAAAGCTTCCAGGCGATCCGCGATCCGAGCAGCATCCTCATCGCCTTCGTATTGCCGCTGATCCTGCTCTTTCTCTTCGGCTACGGTGTCTCGCTCGATACCACCCGCACCCGCATCGGCCTCGTGACCGAGGAGATGACGCCGCTGACGCAGGATCTTTCGGCCAGTTTCCAGGCGTCGCGCTATTTCGACGTGGCGATCGGCCGCGACCGGCGGCTTTTCGAAGAGGATCTCGTGCTCGGCAAGGTGCGCGGCATCGTCGTCATCCCCGCCGATTTCACCACACGCTACACCGCCGGCAACCATCCCTTGATCCAGGTGATCGTCGACGGCTCCGACCCGAACACGGCGAATTTCGTGCAGAACTACGCGCAGGGCGCCGTTGCCAACTGGGAGCAGCAAAGGCAGGCCGACGTCGCTTCCCACAGCCCCGCCATCGCGGTCGAGCAGCGCTTCTGGTTCAATCCGGAACTCACCAGCCGCAATTTCCTCGTGCCCGGTTCGATCGCCATCGTCATGACGCTTGTCGGCACGCTGCTCACCTCGCTTGTCGTCGCCCGCGAGTGGGAGCGCGGCACCATGGAAGCGATGATGGCGACACCGGTGACGGCGGTCGAGCTGCTCGCCGGCAAGATCCTGCCCTACTTCCTGCTCGGCCTCACCTCGATGACGCTCTGTGTGCTGCTGGCCGTCTTTCTCTTCGGCGTGCCGTTCCGCGGCTCCGTCGCGGCTCTTTACGCATTGTCGGCCGCCTTCCTGATCCCGGCGCTCGGCCAGGGCCTGTTGATCTCGACGGCGACGAAAAACCAGTTTCTCGCCTCGCAGCTGGCGCTGATCTCTGCCTTCCTGCCGGCCTTCCTGCTGTCGGGCTTTCTTTTCGAGATCAATTCCATGCCCACCGTCATCCAGTGGATCACCTTCATCGTGCCGGCGCGTTATCTGATCCCCAGCCTGCAGACGGTATTCCTCGCCGGCGACATCTGGCCGATGTTCGGCCGGGCAATCTCCGTCATGCTGACGATCGGCACCATCATGTTCGTGCTTGCCGCCCGCAGCACCAGAAAAAGGATCGGCTGA
- a CDS encoding ABC transporter permease — MWIRLYALIVKELLAVLRDPKGRAILIGPPIVQLLVFSYAATLEVRNVDVMILNRDSGHWGQELIERIDGSPTFRNIEVAASQAQVQVAIDNQTVIAAVEIGPDFSRNIEAGTPVDLQVVLDGRRSNASQIVAGYLSQISGALAAETPAGKRAGAGMVSSVPRNWFNPNLTYQWFMVPNLIASIALLIGLIVTALSIARERELGTFDQLMVSPLRMHEILIGKLIPPMMIGLFHITVYILAAVFLFEVPLRGSLFLLYGSAIFYLGSVAGLGLFISALSMTQQQAILGAFLFMVPAMLLSGFATPIENMPGWLQPITLINPLRYFLVIVKGVFLKDIPLGEVVNQTIPLALIAAFTLTAAAWLFRRRLE, encoded by the coding sequence ATGTGGATAAGGCTCTACGCCCTGATCGTCAAGGAACTGCTCGCCGTGCTGCGCGACCCCAAGGGCCGCGCCATCCTGATCGGCCCGCCGATCGTCCAGCTTCTCGTTTTCTCCTATGCCGCCACGCTCGAAGTCCGCAATGTCGACGTCATGATCCTCAACCGCGACAGCGGCCATTGGGGCCAGGAACTGATCGAGCGCATCGACGGCTCGCCGACTTTCCGCAACATCGAAGTCGCCGCGAGCCAGGCGCAGGTCCAGGTGGCGATCGACAATCAGACCGTGATCGCCGCCGTCGAGATCGGCCCTGATTTCTCGCGCAATATCGAGGCGGGAACGCCTGTTGATCTGCAGGTCGTGCTCGACGGCCGCCGCTCCAACGCCTCGCAGATCGTCGCGGGCTACCTCTCGCAGATCAGCGGCGCCCTCGCCGCCGAGACGCCGGCCGGCAAGCGCGCCGGCGCCGGCATGGTCTCATCCGTGCCGCGCAACTGGTTCAACCCGAACCTCACCTACCAGTGGTTCATGGTGCCGAACCTGATCGCCAGCATCGCGCTGCTGATCGGCCTGATCGTCACGGCCCTTTCGATCGCCCGCGAGCGTGAGCTCGGCACCTTCGATCAGCTGATGGTCTCACCGCTGCGCATGCATGAGATCCTGATCGGCAAGCTGATCCCGCCGATGATGATCGGCCTCTTCCATATCACCGTCTATATCCTCGCCGCCGTCTTCCTCTTCGAGGTGCCGCTGCGCGGCTCGCTCTTCCTGCTTTATGGCAGCGCGATCTTCTATTTGGGCTCGGTCGCCGGCCTCGGCCTCTTCATTTCGGCACTGTCGATGACGCAGCAGCAGGCGATCCTCGGCGCCTTCCTGTTCATGGTCCCGGCCATGCTGCTCTCGGGCTTCGCGACGCCGATCGAGAACATGCCCGGCTGGCTCCAGCCGATAACCCTCATCAACCCGCTTCGCTATTTCCTGGTAATCGTCAAAGGCGTTTTCTTGAAGGATATCCCGCTCGGCGAGGTGGTGAACCAGACGATCCCCCTGGCGCTGATTGCCGCCTTCACGCTCACCGCAGCCGCCTGGCTGTTCCGCCGGCGACTGGAATAA
- a CDS encoding DUF1236 domain-containing protein, whose translation MYKILLVSSALALSSLATNALADGAVTGAAGGAITGAIVGGPVGAAIGGVAGGVAGAVVDPPPREVVTYVQQQPAPTSRVVVEQPIVVGKPLPADVVVTPVPDNPKYAYTVINNRHVIVEPRTHRVVQVIE comes from the coding sequence ATGTACAAGATCCTACTTGTCTCCAGCGCCCTTGCGCTGTCGTCGCTTGCAACCAACGCTCTGGCTGACGGGGCCGTGACCGGCGCTGCCGGCGGCGCCATCACCGGCGCGATCGTCGGTGGTCCCGTAGGCGCTGCCATCGGTGGCGTAGCCGGCGGTGTCGCCGGTGCCGTGGTCGATCCGCCGCCGCGCGAGGTCGTCACCTACGTTCAGCAGCAGCCCGCCCCGACCTCTCGCGTGGTCGTTGAGCAACCGATTGTCGTCGGCAAGCCGCTTCCGGCCGATGTCGTCGTGACACCGGTGCCTGACAACCCGAAATATGCCTATACCGTTATCAACAATCGCCACGTGATCGTTGAACCCCGCACGCACCGCGTCGTGCAGGTGATTGAATAA
- a CDS encoding EamA family transporter: MKSLLTSWPLWALLSAGFAALTAIFAKVGVENVNSDFATFIRTIVILLAAGMMIYITGNWQEPSSVSGRSWLFLVLSGLATGASWICYFRALKLGDAARVAPIDKLSVVFVAVFAVFFLGERLTLPNWLGVIMIAGGAVLIAYRA; this comes from the coding sequence ATGAAAAGCCTTCTTACGAGCTGGCCGCTGTGGGCGCTTCTTTCCGCCGGCTTCGCGGCGCTCACGGCGATTTTTGCCAAGGTCGGCGTCGAGAACGTTAATTCCGATTTTGCGACCTTCATTCGCACCATCGTCATCCTGCTGGCGGCCGGAATGATGATCTACATAACCGGCAATTGGCAGGAGCCTTCTTCGGTGTCGGGCAGGAGCTGGCTCTTCCTAGTACTCTCCGGTCTTGCCACCGGCGCATCCTGGATCTGCTATTTCCGGGCTCTGAAGCTCGGCGATGCTGCCCGTGTCGCACCGATCGACAAGCTGTCCGTCGTCTTCGTGGCGGTCTTTGCGGTGTTTTTCCTTGGAGAACGCCTAACGCTGCCGAATTGGCTCGGCGTCATAATGATTGCGGGAGGCGCGGTGCTCATCGCCTACAGGGCTTGA
- a CDS encoding Gfo/Idh/MocA family protein encodes MRLLVLGTGVMAKNQLTHFSKIDGVTVVGAVDTDPDRLAAFADKFNIEKRFLTLEEAIAWGEFDAATNITPDRVHHPTTLALIAAGKHVLCEKPLAENYPKALEMTEAAEKAGVINMVNLTYRNVAPLQRAREMVLSGELGTIKHVEASYLQSWLVSRAWGDWRTESTWLWRLSTGHGSNGVLGDVGIHILDFAAYGAATDIDHVFARLKTFNKAPGGQIGEYMLDANDSFTMSVDFANGALGVIHASRWATGHLNELKLRIYGERGSLEVIHRPAGSELRGCLGDDVETATWKEIEVPPVPTNYQRFAEAVASGIQPDPNFRHAANLQKVLDLAIVTERERRELKV; translated from the coding sequence ATGCGACTACTCGTTCTTGGCACGGGTGTGATGGCGAAAAACCAGCTCACCCACTTCAGCAAAATCGACGGCGTGACGGTGGTCGGCGCCGTGGATACGGATCCCGACCGGCTTGCCGCCTTTGCCGACAAGTTCAACATCGAAAAGCGGTTTCTTACCCTGGAGGAGGCGATCGCCTGGGGTGAATTCGATGCGGCGACCAACATCACGCCCGACCGTGTCCATCACCCGACGACGCTGGCGCTGATCGCCGCCGGCAAGCATGTGCTCTGCGAGAAGCCGTTGGCGGAAAACTATCCGAAGGCGCTGGAGATGACGGAAGCGGCCGAAAAGGCGGGCGTCATCAACATGGTGAACCTCACCTACCGCAATGTCGCGCCGCTTCAACGCGCCCGCGAAATGGTGCTATCAGGCGAACTCGGCACGATCAAGCATGTGGAGGCCTCCTATCTTCAGAGCTGGCTGGTTTCGCGCGCCTGGGGCGACTGGCGCACGGAATCGACCTGGCTGTGGCGGCTTTCCACCGGCCACGGCTCGAACGGCGTGCTCGGCGACGTCGGCATCCACATTCTCGATTTCGCCGCCTATGGCGCCGCCACCGACATCGACCATGTCTTCGCGCGGCTGAAGACCTTCAACAAGGCGCCGGGCGGGCAGATCGGCGAATATATGCTCGACGCCAATGACAGCTTCACCATGTCGGTCGATTTCGCCAATGGCGCCCTCGGCGTCATCCATGCCAGCCGCTGGGCGACGGGCCATCTGAACGAGCTGAAGCTGCGCATCTACGGCGAAAGGGGCAGCCTCGAGGTCATCCATCGTCCGGCCGGATCCGAACTGCGCGGCTGCCTTGGCGACGATGTCGAGACTGCGACCTGGAAGGAGATCGAGGTCCCTCCGGTGCCGACCAACTACCAGCGTTTTGCCGAGGCGGTGGCAAGCGGAATCCAGCCCGATCCGAACTTCCGCCATGCCGCCAACCTGCAGAAGGTGCTCGATCTTGCCATAGTGACCGAGCGGGAGCGGCGCGAACTGAAGGTCTGA
- a CDS encoding ThuA domain-containing protein — protein MAIRTVVWGENIHENTNEIVRGIYPEGMHTTIANALNSDPDISATTATLQEPEHGLSEARLDETDVLTWWGHKDHGAVSDVVVERVAKHVWEGMGLLVLHSGHFSKIFKRLMGTPCALKWREAGERERLWTINQRHPIAAGIGEHFELENEEMYGEQFSVPEPLETVFISWFQGGEVFRSGLTWRRGAGNIFYFRPGHETYPTYHDANIQKVLINGVKWAYNPQGALTSIVDAPNVPVEKALEPIVERGPKLHQAGEAGYR, from the coding sequence ATGGCCATACGCACCGTCGTCTGGGGAGAGAATATCCACGAAAACACCAATGAGATCGTCCGGGGCATCTATCCCGAGGGCATGCACACGACGATTGCCAATGCGCTGAACAGCGATCCCGACATCTCCGCGACGACGGCGACACTGCAGGAGCCGGAGCATGGGCTGAGCGAGGCCCGCCTTGATGAAACCGACGTGTTGACCTGGTGGGGCCACAAGGATCATGGCGCGGTATCCGACGTCGTCGTCGAGCGCGTCGCCAAGCATGTCTGGGAAGGCATGGGCCTGCTGGTGCTGCATTCCGGCCATTTCTCCAAGATCTTCAAGCGGCTGATGGGCACGCCCTGCGCGCTGAAATGGCGCGAGGCCGGTGAGCGCGAGCGGCTGTGGACGATCAACCAGCGCCATCCGATCGCCGCCGGCATCGGCGAGCATTTCGAGCTCGAGAACGAGGAAATGTATGGCGAGCAGTTCTCGGTGCCGGAGCCGCTGGAAACGGTGTTCATCTCCTGGTTCCAGGGCGGCGAGGTGTTCCGCTCGGGCCTGACCTGGCGGCGCGGCGCCGGCAACATCTTCTATTTCCGCCCCGGTCACGAGACCTATCCGACCTATCACGACGCCAATATCCAGAAGGTGCTGATCAACGGCGTCAAGTGGGCCTATAACCCGCAAGGCGCGTTGACCAGCATTGTCGACGCTCCAAATGTGCCGGTAGAAAAGGCACTGGAGCCGATCGTCGAACGCGGCCCGAAACTGCACCAGGCCGGCGAAGCCGGTTATCGCTGA
- a CDS encoding SMR family transporter produces MSQAAIYGLLVAAIVLEVIGTTALQLSQQFTRIGPTALVVACYAAAFYCLSLTLKSIPVGIAYAIWSALGIVLISSVGLIFFKQRLDLPAIVGLGLIISGVAVVNLFSKSVSH; encoded by the coding sequence ATGAGCCAGGCCGCCATTTATGGGCTGCTCGTTGCAGCCATCGTGCTCGAGGTGATCGGCACGACCGCACTGCAATTGTCGCAGCAGTTCACCCGCATCGGGCCAACGGCACTCGTCGTCGCCTGCTATGCGGCGGCCTTCTATTGCCTGTCGCTGACGCTGAAGAGCATCCCGGTCGGCATCGCCTATGCGATTTGGAGCGCTTTGGGAATCGTGCTGATTTCCTCGGTCGGCCTCATCTTCTTCAAGCAGCGTCTCGACCTGCCGGCGATCGTCGGCCTCGGGCTAATCATCTCGGGCGTCGCCGTGGTCAATCTGTTCTCGAAGTCCGTTTCGCATTGA
- a CDS encoding TetR/AcrR family transcriptional regulator: protein MSNAHHRKKQPALVRQQLLEVTARLAASEGMAAVTLDAVSAASSVSKGGLLHHFPTKNALLDALFESLLEKFDADIEELMRGDPMPQGRFTRAYLRAVSGLKDRPDDSRSWTQVTIALLAEPRLRLRWRQWVQARAEEYVGTDSSLDAQIVRFAADGLWFADTLESHDINDALRRDLINRLVELTGK from the coding sequence ATGTCGAACGCTCATCACCGCAAGAAACAACCGGCTCTCGTGCGCCAGCAATTGCTGGAGGTCACCGCGCGTCTTGCCGCCAGCGAAGGCATGGCGGCCGTGACGCTCGATGCGGTCTCTGCCGCCTCCAGCGTCAGCAAGGGCGGGTTGCTGCATCACTTCCCGACGAAGAATGCGCTGCTCGATGCACTGTTCGAGAGCCTGCTCGAAAAGTTTGATGCCGATATCGAGGAGCTGATGCGCGGCGATCCGATGCCGCAGGGCCGCTTCACCCGGGCTTATCTCCGGGCAGTGTCCGGTCTCAAGGATCGTCCCGACGATTCCAGGAGCTGGACGCAGGTGACGATCGCGCTTCTCGCCGAGCCCCGGCTGCGCCTTCGCTGGCGCCAATGGGTGCAGGCGCGGGCCGAGGAATATGTCGGCACCGACTCCTCGCTCGATGCGCAAATCGTGCGTTTCGCCGCCGATGGGCTGTGGTTCGCAGATACGTTGGAAAGCCATGATATCAACGACGCTCTGAGGCGGGATCTCATCAATCGCCTTGTCGAGCTGACCGGAAAGTAA
- a CDS encoding group II truncated hemoglobin: MTEKVTTLYEAIGGDPAVRALTHRFYELMDTLQEAGNVRAVHPPSLEGSEEKFYEYMTGYLGGPPLYTDKRGHPRLRSRHFVAEIGPVERDEWLLCFRRALDETIASQALRDLIWAPVERLAYHMQNKE; encoded by the coding sequence GTGACGGAAAAGGTCACCACACTCTATGAGGCGATCGGCGGCGATCCTGCGGTGCGGGCGCTGACGCATCGCTTCTACGAACTGATGGACACGCTGCAGGAAGCCGGCAACGTGCGCGCCGTCCATCCGCCGAGCCTCGAAGGCAGCGAAGAGAAATTCTACGAATACATGACCGGCTACCTCGGCGGCCCGCCGCTCTACACCGACAAGCGCGGTCATCCGCGCTTGCGCAGCCGCCATTTCGTCGCCGAGATCGGCCCTGTCGAGCGTGACGAATGGCTGCTTTGTTTCCGCCGCGCCCTTGACGAAACGATCGCGAGCCAGGCGCTTCGCGATCTCATCTGGGCGCCGGTCGAACGTCTTGCCTATCACATGCAGAACAAGGAATGA
- a CDS encoding DUF423 domain-containing protein, translating into MSLNARLEPVLYLFAGLFGVSGVALAALAAHGGGEANLAASASAMCLAHAPALLALALGTARLKTAWLAGFLMILGTLLFAGDLVTLRFTGSSLFPYAAPTGGWAMMLGWLAVAAGAVFRVRT; encoded by the coding sequence ATGAGCCTGAACGCGCGTCTGGAGCCTGTGCTCTATCTCTTCGCCGGCCTGTTCGGTGTATCAGGCGTGGCGCTCGCCGCCCTTGCCGCCCATGGCGGCGGCGAGGCCAATCTGGCAGCATCCGCATCCGCCATGTGCCTCGCGCACGCCCCTGCCCTCTTGGCATTGGCCCTCGGCACCGCCAGGCTCAAAACCGCCTGGCTGGCCGGTTTTCTGATGATCTTGGGGACGCTGCTCTTTGCAGGCGATCTCGTTACGCTCCGCTTCACCGGCTCCAGCCTCTTCCCCTATGCCGCCCCGACCGGCGGCTGGGCGATGATGCTGGGTTGGCTGGCCGTGGCGGCAGGTGCGGTGTTTCGGGTGCGGACGTAG
- a CDS encoding antibiotic biosynthesis monooxygenase: MYIAMNRFKVVTGTESDFETVWRNRDSSLAEVPGFVEFRLLRGKANEEEGYTLYSSHTVWSSEEDFQNWTKSENFRAAHRNAGDRKAMYKGPPVFEGFNVVEGV; this comes from the coding sequence ATGTATATCGCAATGAACCGCTTCAAGGTCGTAACCGGCACCGAGAGCGATTTCGAAACAGTCTGGCGCAACCGCGATTCAAGCCTGGCCGAAGTGCCCGGTTTCGTCGAATTCCGGCTGCTGCGCGGCAAGGCCAACGAGGAGGAAGGCTACACGCTCTATTCCTCGCACACGGTCTGGAGCAGCGAAGAGGATTTCCAGAACTGGACGAAGTCCGAGAATTTTCGCGCGGCGCACCGCAATGCCGGCGACCGCAAGGCGATGTACAAGGGGCCGCCGGTTTTTGAAGGTTTTAATGTGGTCGAGGGGGTATAA
- a CDS encoding DUF2325 domain-containing protein: protein MARKGKKGSNREVRDSAGDEAGQASHERSKLDGCSFLYVGGRDCQVAHLRQIASNFGAELIHHDGGLREAVSRIDTVLPSVDCVFCPIDCISHDACLRVKTGCKKFGKAFIPLRNGSKSSLERALQTMNERDNSR, encoded by the coding sequence ATGGCTCGCAAGGGCAAGAAGGGATCGAACCGGGAGGTCCGCGACAGCGCGGGCGATGAGGCCGGACAGGCATCCCACGAACGGTCCAAACTCGATGGCTGCAGTTTCCTCTATGTCGGCGGCCGTGACTGCCAGGTGGCGCATCTGCGCCAGATCGCCAGCAATTTCGGCGCCGAGCTCATTCATCACGATGGCGGCTTGCGCGAAGCGGTTTCGCGCATCGACACCGTGCTTCCCTCGGTCGACTGCGTCTTCTGCCCGATCGACTGTATCAGCCACGATGCCTGCCTGCGCGTGAAGACCGGCTGCAAGAAGTTCGGCAAGGCCTTCATCCCGCTTCGCAACGGCAGCAAGTCCAGCCTGGAGCGTGCGCTGCAGACGATGAACGAACGAGACAATTCCAGATGA
- a CDS encoding energy transducer TonB, with product MAISAKSRSRQVLIEEAEAGGSSLNDNTPGMHPGHELSELRNAQRQPAGETVIHYARFAQISSFPDHPEAAPSAAVSAPPMDAAVEKQEDEKKPVRRRLALTCVGSLIFHATFAAALLFAFPHVPEKAVEEAGEAVSVIMFGYSDVDQTAAGETEATVQEEIIPEAVEPDTEAVQPTEVSPVETQDPIQQASAPEVTRVSPETAAAVEPEILVSEVPAETAVAQPMSTVVPEEQKLEEVPAEVQPSEVPPVAAVEPEEMKPVETAEVQPEQEVPQEIVTPKPKPKLVAQEKPKPVEKKRPPRKAAGSQGDAQQDLVQGVAEGDRSAQSDRNSRGVSSNDGIGSAAFANYDGKVRSRIRRAIRTPRGVEGTVVVSFSVNGSGGLTSVRVVNGSGVPEIDQIAIDAIRRAAPFGPTPGGNGRSFISLPISIE from the coding sequence ATGGCGATTTCAGCGAAATCCAGATCGAGACAGGTGCTCATCGAGGAGGCGGAAGCTGGCGGCAGTAGCCTGAACGACAATACGCCCGGCATGCACCCCGGCCACGAGCTTTCCGAACTGCGCAACGCGCAACGGCAGCCGGCCGGTGAAACGGTGATCCACTACGCGCGTTTTGCGCAGATATCCTCCTTTCCCGACCATCCGGAAGCGGCGCCGTCCGCTGCTGTTTCCGCGCCGCCGATGGATGCGGCGGTGGAGAAGCAGGAGGACGAGAAGAAGCCGGTGCGGCGGCGGCTGGCGCTGACCTGTGTTGGTTCGCTGATTTTCCACGCCACGTTTGCCGCAGCGCTGCTCTTCGCCTTCCCGCACGTCCCGGAGAAGGCGGTCGAGGAAGCTGGTGAAGCCGTAAGTGTCATCATGTTCGGCTACTCGGACGTTGATCAGACCGCCGCCGGCGAGACCGAGGCGACCGTACAGGAAGAGATCATCCCGGAGGCTGTCGAGCCGGATACGGAAGCCGTTCAGCCGACCGAGGTCTCTCCGGTTGAGACACAGGATCCGATACAGCAGGCTTCCGCTCCCGAGGTAACGCGCGTTTCGCCGGAAACTGCAGCTGCCGTGGAGCCGGAGATTCTGGTTTCGGAAGTGCCCGCTGAAACCGCCGTTGCGCAGCCGATGTCGACGGTTGTTCCGGAGGAGCAGAAGCTTGAGGAAGTTCCTGCGGAAGTGCAGCCGTCCGAGGTGCCACCCGTTGCGGCGGTCGAACCCGAAGAGATGAAACCGGTCGAGACGGCGGAGGTTCAGCCTGAGCAGGAAGTGCCGCAAGAGATCGTGACGCCGAAACCGAAGCCGAAACTGGTGGCGCAGGAAAAACCGAAACCGGTTGAAAAGAAGCGACCGCCGCGAAAGGCCGCAGGTTCGCAAGGCGATGCGCAGCAGGATTTGGTGCAAGGTGTTGCCGAGGGGGACCGATCGGCTCAGTCGGATCGCAATTCGCGCGGTGTCAGCAGCAATGATGGTATCGGAAGTGCAGCTTTTGCCAATTACGACGGCAAGGTCCGCAGCCGCATTCGCCGTGCGATCAGAACGCCGCGCGGTGTCGAGGGAACTGTGGTCGTCTCGTTTTCGGTGAATGGCAGCGGAGGCCTGACGTCCGTTCGCGTCGTGAACGGATCTGGCGTCCCCGAGATCGATCAGATTGCCATCGATGCCATCAGGCGGGCGGCTCCATTCGGGCCGACGCCCGGTGGCAATGGAAGGAGCTTTATCTCCTTGCCGATCTCGATCGAATAA
- the hemP gene encoding hemin uptake protein HemP → MMVEKPDTFKHAPLPGEPEAQHRIIESADLFRGATEIMIRHDGLAYRLKITRQGKLILNK, encoded by the coding sequence ATGATGGTTGAAAAGCCAGACACCTTTAAGCATGCGCCACTGCCGGGCGAACCCGAGGCGCAACACCGGATCATCGAAAGCGCGGATCTTTTCCGCGGCGCGACCGAGATCATGATCAGACACGACGGGCTGGCTTACCGCCTGAAGATCACCCGTCAGGGCAAGCTCATTCTCAATAAATAG
- a CDS encoding hemin-degrading factor has product MTEQKRPAPAEIRAFRAENPKMRERDIAAQLKISEAALVAAETGISVTRIDASALKLLERVERLGEVLSLSRNESAVHEKIGIFENIKMGIQSAIVLGENIDLRIFPSRWEHGFAVSKKDGDQERLSLQYFDKSGTAVHKVHLRPNSNVEAYHAIVAELKLEDQSQEFIEAEISNAADEAADISRDELRDNWSRLTDTHEFFGMLKRLKIGRQAAIRSVGDDYAWKLDNTATAEMMHASVKSGLPIMCFVANNGIVQIHSGPIFNVQAMGPWINIMDPTFHLHLRQDHIAETWAVRKPTKDGHVTSLEAYNAEGEMIIQFFGKRQEGVGERAEWREIMENLPRAASVAA; this is encoded by the coding sequence ATGACTGAGCAGAAAAGACCGGCACCGGCCGAAATCCGTGCGTTTCGCGCTGAAAATCCGAAGATGCGCGAGCGCGATATCGCCGCCCAGCTGAAGATTTCCGAAGCGGCCCTCGTCGCCGCCGAAACCGGTATCAGCGTGACCCGCATCGACGCCAGCGCATTGAAGCTCCTCGAGCGCGTGGAACGCCTCGGCGAAGTACTCTCCTTGTCGCGAAATGAAAGCGCCGTGCACGAAAAGATCGGCATCTTCGAAAACATCAAGATGGGCATACAGAGCGCGATCGTCCTCGGCGAAAACATCGACCTGCGCATCTTCCCGAGCCGCTGGGAACATGGCTTTGCCGTCTCCAAGAAGGATGGCGACCAGGAGCGCCTCAGCCTGCAATATTTCGATAAATCGGGCACTGCCGTGCACAAGGTGCATCTGCGCCCGAATTCGAATGTCGAGGCCTATCACGCGATCGTCGCCGAGCTAAAGCTCGAGGACCAGTCGCAGGAATTCATCGAGGCCGAGATCTCGAATGCCGCCGACGAAGCTGCCGATATCAGCCGCGACGAGCTGCGCGACAACTGGAGCAGGCTCACCGACACCCACGAGTTCTTCGGCATGCTGAAGCGCCTGAAGATCGGGCGCCAGGCGGCCATCCGCAGCGTCGGCGACGACTATGCGTGGAAGCTCGACAACACCGCGACAGCGGAGATGATGCATGCCTCGGTGAAATCAGGCCTGCCGATCATGTGCTTCGTCGCCAATAACGGCATCGTCCAGATTCATTCCGGCCCGATCTTCAACGTGCAGGCGATGGGGCCGTGGATCAACATCATGGATCCGACCTTCCACCTGCATCTGCGCCAGGATCACATCGCCGAGACCTGGGCGGTGCGCAAGCCGACCAAGGATGGGCACGTCACCTCGCTGGAGGCCTACAATGCCGAAGGCGAGATGATCATCCAGTTCTTCGGCAAGCGCCAGGAAGGTGTCGGCGAACGCGCCGAATGGCGTGAGATCATGGAAAACCTGCCGCGGGCGGCAAGTGTCGCCGCATAA